One stretch of Epinephelus lanceolatus isolate andai-2023 chromosome 15, ASM4190304v1, whole genome shotgun sequence DNA includes these proteins:
- the LOC117267381 gene encoding E3 ubiquitin-protein ligase TRIM21-like: MAAADSSLSEDQFLCSICLDVFTDPVSTPCGHNFCKNCITDHWNINAHYQCPNCNKVFDTRPELQVNTLVSEMVSHFRQSAQQRASSSEQQAAEPGDVPCDVCTGPKVKALKSCLVCLVSYCETHLEPHLTASGLKRHQLIDPVENLEGRMCTKHDKLLELFCNTDQMCLCMLCTVLDHKSHDVVPLKEEYERKKSKLGKTGAEIQQMIKERRLKIQEFKDSVSISRAIADREIANRNHVFTKLKEAIERNQAKLIESTEEKHRMTEKQAEGFIKELEQEISELEKRSDELEQLLFSEDHLNLVQKFPSLDAASPTKNWTQVKVCLPSYEGTVRTTVDQLVEMFKNEMKKLLTEFELKTVQQSAVDVTLDPDTAHPRLILSEDGKQVHCAHVRKNLPENPKRFSRGLCVLGKQFVSSGKFYFEVQVKGKTNLALGVVRESVNRKGPITVNTNNGYWTIWSINENICHSVTESLVRLSQKSKPEKVGVFVDYDEGLVSFYDVDAAALIYIYTGCSFTGKLHPFFSPCANQDGENSAPLIICPVNYT; encoded by the coding sequence ATGGCTGCTGCCGACAGTTCACTGTCTGAAGATCAGTTTCTGtgctccatctgtctggatGTGTTCACTGATCCAGTCAGCACACCATGTGGACACAACTTCTGCAAGAACTGCATCACTGATCACTGGAATATTAATGCCCACTATCAGTGTCCCAACTGTAATAAGGTTTTTGACACAAGACCTGAGCTGCAGGTCAATACTCTTGTCTCTGAGATGGTTTCTCACTTCAGACAGTCAGCTCAACAGAGAGCCAGCAGCTCAGAGCAACAAGCTGCTGAACCAGGAGACGTTCCCTGTGACGTCTGCACTGGACCCAAAGTGAAGGCCCTGAAGTCCTGCCTGGTGTGTCTGGTCTCCTACTGTGAGACTCACCTGGAGCCTCATCTGACAGCGTCAGGCCTGAAAAGACATCAGCTGATCGACCCTGTGGAGAACCTGGAAGGCAGGATGTGTACGAAGCACGATAAACTGCTGGAGCTGTTCTGTAACACCGACCAGATGTGTCTGTGCATGCTCTGCACAGTTTTGGATCACAAGTCACATGATGTTGTTCCTCTAAAAGAAgaatatgaaagaaaaaagtccAAGCTTGGGAAGACAGGGGCTGAAATTCAGCAGATGATCAAGGAGAGACGACTCAAGATCCAAGAGTTCAAAGATTCAGTCAGCATCAGCAGGGCAAttgcagacagagagatagcaAACAGAAATCATGTCTTCACCAAGTTGAAGGAGGCTATTGAGAGAAACCAGGCCAAACTTATTGAGTCGACTGAAGAAAAGCACAGAATGACAGAGAAACAGGCTGAAGGCTTCATCAAAGAGCTGGAACAGGAAATCTCTGAGCTGGAGAAGAGAAGCGATGAGCTGGAGCAGCTCTTATTCTCAGAAGACCATCTTAACCTCGTCCAGAAGTTTCCATCCCTGGATGCTGCGTCACCCACCAAGAACTGGACACAGGTCAAAGTCTGTCTTCCTTCATATGAGGGGACTGTGAGGACAACTGTTGATCAGTTGGTGGAGATGTTCAAAAATGAGATGAAGAAGCTTCTCACAGAGTTTGAGTTAAAGACAGTCCAGCAGTCTGCAGTGGACGTCACACTTGATCCTGATACAGCACATCCCCGACTCATCCTGTCTGAAGATGGGAAACAAGTACATTGTGCTCATGTGAGGAAGAATCTCCCAGAAAACCCAAAGAGATTTTCTCGTGGTCTCTGTGTCTTGGGGAAGCAGTTTGTTTCTTCAGGAAAATTTTACTTTGAGGTTCAGGTGAAAGGGAAAACTAATTTGGCTTTAGGAGTTGTCAGAGAGTCAGTCAACAGAAAGGGGCCAATCACTGTAAACACAAACAATGGTTACTGGACAATATGGTCGATCAATGAAAATATCTGCCATTCCGTTACCGAGTCCTTGGTCCGTCTCTCTCAGAAGTCGAAGCCTGAGAAGGTGGGGGTGTTTGTAGATTATGACGAGGGTCTAGTCTCCTTTTATGATGTTGATGCTGCAGCTCTCATCTACATCTATACTGGCTGCTCCTTCACTGGAAAACTCCACCCATTCTTCTCTCCCTGTGCAAATCAGGATGGTGAAAACTCTGCCCCTCTGATCATCTGTCCTGTCAACTATACTTAG